A stretch of the Arachis stenosperma cultivar V10309 chromosome 6, arast.V10309.gnm1.PFL2, whole genome shotgun sequence genome encodes the following:
- the LOC130933111 gene encoding uncharacterized protein LOC130933111 encodes MQLQDTADTTTLSYWLNWRVYLCALCVLLPMVVAFLVIWKHEGSRDSMHGKGKNRQDGNGTLPGDEAWKPCLKEIHPICLLAFRVIAFASLLATLIAKVSINGGTIFYYYTQWTFTSVTIYFACGCVLSVYGCYQYKTSTFSTSNVNFARIDVDQERNMPFMHHEVANLSRMEDHADTLVEMHRGSVTATLSCLFHVLFQMNAGAVMLTDCVYWFIIFPFLTLKDYDWNFMTVNMHTLNVILLLGDTALNCLQVPWTGMSFFVLWTGAFVIFQWIIHACVPIWWPYPFLDLSLPLAPLWYLLVGLLHIPCYGLFVLIVEMKHYFLSKWFPSSYQC; translated from the exons ATGCAGCTGCAAGATACTGCAGATACAACCACCCTTAGTTATTGGTTGAATTGGAGGGTCTATCTTTGTGCACTATGTGTTTTGCTGCCCATGGTTGTGGCATTTCTTGTGATATGGAAGCATGAAGGTTCGAGGGACTCCATGCATGGGAAAGGAAAAAATCGGCAAGATGGCAATGGGACTTTACCTGGTGATGAAGCATGGAAACCATGCCTAAAGGAAATTCACCCTATTTGTTTACTAGCTTTTCGAGTTATTGCATTTGCTTCTCTTTTGGCAACGCTGATTGCCAAAGTTAGTATTAATGGTGGCACCATATTTTACTATTACACACA GTGGACTTTCACTTCGGTTACAATTTATTTTGCA TGTGGATGTGTGCTGTCAGTGTATGGGTGTTATCAGTATAAAACATCAACATTCTCCACCTCTAATGTTAATTTTGCTAGGATAGATGTAGACCAAGAACGAAACATGCCTTTCATGCATCATGAGGTTGCAAATCTCTCTAGAATGGAGGATCATGCTGATACCCTGGTCGAAATGCATAGGGGTAGTGTGACAGCTACCTTGAGTTGCCTTTTTCATGTTCTATTCCAG atGAATGCAGGGGCAGTGATGCTCACAGATTGCGTTTATTGGTTCATTATATTTCCGTTTCTTACCCTGAAGGATTATGATTGGAACTTT ATGACAGTGAATATGCATACACTAAATGTTATCTTGCTCCTTGGGGATACAGCTCTAAATTGTCTG CAAGTTCCCTGGACCGGGATGTCATTCTTTGTGTTATGGACAGGAGCTTTTGTCATTTTTCAGTGGATCATTCATGCTTGTGTCCCAATTTG GTGGCCATACCCATTTCTTGATTTATCGTTGCCCCTTGCTCCATTGTG GTATTTGTTGGTCGGATTGTTGCATATTCCATGTTATGGATTATTTGTGCTGATTGTGGAAATGAAACATTATTTCTTGTCCAAATGGTTCCCATCCTCTTACCAGTGCTGA
- the LOC130934664 gene encoding uncharacterized protein LOC130934664, translating into MPKLNISRALYPQQLKRKEDDNQFVRFLEIFKKLQINIPFAEAIEHMSLYAKFLKELMTKKRSWKNNETVILTEECSAIIQHKLPQKLKDPGSFQIPCIIGKITVEKALCDLGASINLISVAMMRKMKIEEAKPTKMALQLADRSFKFPHGIVEDLLVKVGDFIFPADFVMLDMQEEAKTSIILGRPFLATAGAIIDVQKGDLTLRLHNKKMTFNVFKAMSYPPEQLGECMRLDALEEEVQECFEEEEHEEPERSMEEEYISSEDVATAESHVQDAPREETEKSGAPKVELKALPPTLKYTYLGENENYPMIISSCLSQDQEDELLKVLREHKDAIGWTLVDLKGISSAICMHKILLEDDAKPSIQSQRRLNPIMKEVVQKEVMKL; encoded by the coding sequence atgcCAAAACTGAACATCTCAAGAGCTCTATATCCTCAGCAGTTGAAGAGAAAAGAAGATGACAACCAGTTCGTGAGATTCttggaaatcttcaagaaactacaAATCAACATACCCTTTGCTGAAGCAATAGAACACATGTCACTCTATGCCAAGTTCCTGAAGGAGCTGATGACTaagaagagaagctggaagAACAATGAGACGGTGATACTAACCgaagaatgtagtgctatcATCCAGCACAAACTACCCCAGAAGTTGaaggatcctgggagctttCAGATCCCTTGTATTATAGGGAAAATCACAGTAGAAAAGGCCCTTTGTGACTTAGGAGCCAGCATCAATCTGATATCAGTAGCAATGATGAGGAAGATGAAGATCGAGGAggctaaaccaacaaaaatggCCTTACAACTGGCAGACCGATCGTTCAAGTTCCCTCATGGCATAgtagaggatttgttggtgaAAGTAGGAGACTTCATATTCCCGGCAGATTTTGTAATGTTGGACATGCAGGAGGAAGCCAAGACCTCCATTATTCTGGGAAGGCCGTTCTTGGCTACTGCTGGAGctatcattgatgtccaaaaaggtgATCTTACATTGAGATTACACAATAAAAAGATGACATTCAATGTATTCAAGGCTATGAGTTACCCACCAGAACAATTGGGGGAATGCATGAGGTTAGACGCACTAGAAGAAGAAGTGCAGGAGtgttttgaagaagaagagcatGAAGAGCCCGAGAGATCAATGGAGGAGGAGTATATATCAAGTGAGGATGTTGCAACAGCAGAGAGTCATGTTCAAGATGCACCAAGGGAAGAGACTGAAAAGTCAGGGGCACCCAAGGTTGAACTCAAAGCATTGCCACCCACTCTCAAATATACATACCTAGGAGAAAATGAAAACTACCCAATGATCATAAGCTCATGCCTCAGCCAAGATCAAGAAGATGAACTGCTCAAGGTGCTGCGGGAGCATAAGGACGCCATTGGATGGACCCTTGTTGACCTAAAGGGGATCAGTTCAGctatatgcatgcataaaatacTGTTAGAAGATGATGCAAAACCATCCATTCAATCCCAAAGAAGGCTGAACCCAatcatgaaggaagtggtacAGAAAGAGGTTATGAAGCTTTGA